One window of the Lynx canadensis isolate LIC74 chromosome D3, mLynCan4.pri.v2, whole genome shotgun sequence genome contains the following:
- the NAPG gene encoding gamma-soluble NSF attachment protein — MAAQKINEGLEHLAKAEKYLKTGFLKWKPDYDSAASEYGKAAVAFKNAKQFEQAKDACLREAVAHENNRALFHAAKAYEQAGMMLKEMQKLPEAVQLIEKASMMYLENGTPDTAAMALERAGKLIENVDPEKAVQLYQQTANVFENEERLRQAVELLGKASRLLVRGRRFDEAALSIQKEKNIYKEIENYPTCYKKTIAQVLVHLHRSDYVAAERCVRESYSIPGFSGSEDCAALEQLLEGYDQQDQDQVSEVCNSPLFKYMDNDYAKLGLSLVVPGGGIKKKSAAPQAKSEGATAPATEEDEDEYAGGLC, encoded by the exons ATGGCGGCTCAGAAGATAAATGAGGGGCTGGAGCACCTCGCCAAAGCAGAGAAATA cctgaaaactggttttttaaaatggaagccAGATTATGACAGTGCCGCTTCTGAATATGGAAAAGCAG CTGTTGCTTTTAAAAACGCCAAACAGTTTGAGCAAGCGAAAGATGCCTGCCTGAGAGAAGCTGTTGCTCATGAGAATAACAGGGC TCTTTTTCATGCTGccaa AGCTTATGAGCAAGCTGGGATGATGTTGAAG GAGATGCAGAAACTACCAGAGGCCGTTCAGCTGATTGAGAAAGCCAGCATGATGTATCTGGAAAACGGCACCCCTGACACGGCAGCCATGGCCTTGGAACGCGCTGGAAA GCTTATAGAAAATGTAGATCCAGAAAAGGCTGTACAGTTATATCAACAGACAGCAAATGTGTTCGAA AATGAGGAACGCTTACGACAGGCAGTTGAATTACTAGGAAAAGCCTCCAGACTGCTGGTCCGAGGACGCAG gtTTGATGAGGCAGCACTTtctattcagaaagaaaaaaatatttataaggagATTGAGAATTATCCAACTTGTTATAAG AAGACAATCGCTCAAGTCTTAGTTCACCTGCACAGGAGTGACTACGTGGCCGCGGAGAGGTGCGTCAGAGAGAGCTACAG CATTCCAGGGTTCAGCGGGAGCGAGGACTGCGCCGCCCTGGAGCAGCTCCTTGAAGGCTATGACCAGCAAGACCAAGACCAAGTGTCGGAGGTCTGCAACTCGCCCCTTTTCAAGTACATGGACAATGAT TATGCTAAGCTGGGCCTGAGTTTGGTGGTTCCAGGAGGGGGAATCAAGAAGAAATCTGCAGCACCACAGGCTAAGTCTGAAGGCGCCACTGCCCCTGCCACCGAGGAAGACGAGGACGAGTACGCCGGAGGCCTGTGCTAG